One window of Mauremys mutica isolate MM-2020 ecotype Southern chromosome 20, ASM2049712v1, whole genome shotgun sequence genomic DNA carries:
- the HIGD1C gene encoding HIG1 domain family member 1C: MSSDDRWSAEEEDSQVSKLTRKARDSPFVPVGMAGFVAVVGYGLYKLKHRGDQKMSVHLIHMRVAAQGFVVGAITIGVLFSMYKDYVKPQFKNGTKK; the protein is encoded by the exons ATGTCTTCTGATGATCGCTGGTCTGCAGAGGAAGAGGACAGTCAAGTCTCTAAACTGACACGGAAAGCTAGAGACTCTCCATTTGTTCCTGTAG GGATGGCAGGCTTTGTTGCTGTCGTGGGCTATGGTCTCTACAAGCTAAAACACAGAGGAGATCAGAAAATGTCAGTCCATCTCATTCACATGAGAGTTGCAGCACAAGGCTTTGTCGTAGGAGCAATAACAATAG GTGTTCTCTTCTCTATGTATAAGGATTACGTTAAACCTCAGTTCAAGAATGGGACCAAAAAGTGA